The region TGCTACCTCTCCGCGCTCCTGAGGCGTCAGGGCAGTGCGGTTGGAGCTGTATTTAGTGTAGAGACTGGTCAACTGGTCTCCCGCTCGATCGGCGAGTGCTTCTGCGGCTCGGAGGTGCGCGAAGAACTCGCCGTACCGCTCGAGGATATAGAATTCATCCGTGGCGGCGGGTTTATTGTCGCCGCCGTAAGGCCACGCCCTGGTGGTCGTGGTGGTGTACTTTGAGGCGAACTGCAGCGACCCCAGCGCGATGCCAAGGTAGAAGTTGCTGAAGACAAGTTGAATACTAAACACAGTTAGCAGCACGTTCACAGTCGGCCCGCGAGCCGGGCGAGCAAGACATACGTGGGGAGAAGCAGGGCTGCAAACGACGTGGCCAGGATATCCTCGCGCGGCTTCTTCTGTGCGGCGTCCCAGCCCAGCGCATCTGTCCACGGAACGCGGACGTTCTCGATCTTGACACCGCCGGATTCAGTAAGACGGAGTCCAATGTTATGCCAGTTATGCGCGAACTGAATACCCGGTTGCCGGGTCTCGACGAGCGCGAAGATGTGGCTGTCTGTCCCCTCGAGGACGCCTTCGAGCACGGTGAGGTCAGACACGACACCGCCCGTGTTGAAGAACTTTGCGCCGTTGAAGATAATGCTGTCTCCGTCAGAGGTGATCTTCAGATCGCTGTCACGCGGGTTCACGGCTCCGCCGACAAAGTAGttgttggtgatgatgagctcgtgCGTCTGCTCAATTTGCTTAGGTGTTCCCACGACGTTGGCGGTCGTTGACCAGAGGAGATGGTAGCCCAAGAGCATTCCAATAGACCTGGAACCTGGTTGGTTAACTGTGTCGTTGACTATAAAGCGTATCGGAATGGGCATACCCGTCCCCCTTCGCCACCTCGCGAATGGCCTGATACCCGACACTCCACGGCTGCTCGCCGCCGCCATACTTCTTCGGGCCCAGGAGCTTCAGCAAGCCAGAGTGTTTTAGGAGCGCAATCTCAGCGCGCGGCGACTTGTTCTCCTGGTCTCGTTGCGCTGCATCCTGCGCTAGAACTTCAGAGACCTCTCTGGCACGGGCGAGCCACGACTCCGCGGTGTCGGGGAGCGTGGACCACTTGGACTTGTAGGTGTCGTAGACGGAGGGGTCAGTTGCGGGGACGTTAGATGCCATCGTGAAGTCTTTGAGCCAGAAGTTGTTGGTTTCCATGGGCCATTGTCAGGAACAGCGGTGGTATATCTACCCCTGCCGAGCACAGTTTGTGGATTGCATGAGATTCATCATCGATGATGCAATAAGCAGCATTCATACAAACTCccagcttgttgatgctggtaatgGCTTGTCTCGGCCGACAATTGTGTATGTCTCGTGCTCGTCAGATCGAGGGGTGATGTCGTTATCGCTAGCATGAACGCCCGATCGACGACCCACTGGCGACCGGGAAAGACCAGTTGGGTACTTGGTGCTCGGGGCATCACCTCATAATCGAATCTATCGCGCAATTCTGTTTTGATTTGTCTCAACGACTGTCTTTTCGTGTATCCACGTGCGTGGTGATCTCTGGGGTTCTTGATGTTAGCTAGTTGTGGGGAAGTGATACGGTGTGCCCTAATATGGAGTGCTGCCTTTTTTCTATACCGCGACTACTCCGTAACAACTAAATTTCAAAAGTCGATTTCGACTTCATTCTTTACATACGACAGA is a window of Aspergillus nidulans FGSC A4 chromosome VI DNA encoding:
- a CDS encoding thermophilic desulfurizing enzyme family protein (transcript_id=CADANIAT00009822), whose product is MAAASSRGVSGIRPFARWRRGTGMPIPIRFIVNDTVNQPGSRSIGMLLGYHLLWSTTANVVGTPKQIEQTHELIITNNYFVGGAVNPRDSDLKITSDGDSIIFNGAKFFNTGGVVSDLTVLEGVLEGTDSHIFALVETRQPGIQFAHNWHNIGLRLTESGGVKIENVRVPWTDALGWDAAQKKPREDILATSFAALLLPTIQLVFSNFYLGIALGSLQFASKYTTTTTRAWPYGGDNKPAATDEFYILERYGEFFAHLRAAEALADRAGDQLTSLYTKYSSNRTALTPQERGEVAEWVASVKIVTTDVGLKVTSGVFEVTGARATSLRVGLDRFWRDVRTHTLHDPVAYKRREVGRIIVYGMII